The genomic segment TGTCAGAGGTATTGATCATTTGGGTGGTAAGGGCTGCAACAATGGCGTCCGTCTGCCCCATCCAAGTCCACGGTCCTTCTTTAAGCGGAACGGCCAGACCGATCGTATCGTTCTTTCCGTTTTTATCGGGGTCATTCTCCGTAAATTGCTTGAGCACGTTTTCGAACTCGGCCAGCGTCTTAGGCGGCTGAAGACCTAGATTATCAAGCCAGTCTTTGCGAATCCACATAACCGTGCCTTCGTCACCCATGAAGAAGGATGGCAAACCATAAATTTTGCCGTCTTTTTTCACTTCACCTAGTGTGTATCCATAATTTTTCAATAATTCCTTATAGCCTGGATGCGCATATTTCTCTATAGCTTCGTCCAGAGACATTAGTTTATTAGCTGCAAGCAAGCTTTGAAGCGGTTCCCCCTGGGCTCTGAAAGCATCAGGAAGCTTGGCGCCACTGGAAAGCAGGAGGCGAAGCTTCGTATCGTAATCTTCCGGCTTCGTTACAATAAAATCGAATTTCACGTTGATGCCCATATTTTCTTTCATCCAGCGAAGATTCATGTTGTCTTCCATCGACTCGCCAGGCTTGAACGCATTGCCCCTCGAGGCGCCATCATCGACAATGGCAGTCGTAATCGTAACCGGTGGATTAAACTTCTGTTCCCACGTACCCGCCCCAGACGAAGCGCTTTCAGCTGTGCTTGCCGGGCTGCCAGACGGCTCTTGATTATTATTGCTCGAACATGCGGTTAAAGTCGGCAATACTCCAATCGCAATAGAAAGCGCTAACAACTTTGCAAACTTAACATAATGACCCATGTTTTACCCCATTTCTATATATTGATGGTACATAGGAGCTGCGAGAAAATTAGCGGTCCTTTATTTCGTCGCAATCTCATAGCTAATTATAGGGTCATAGAGCGGCTGTTTATATATTCCGTTTTTAACATCATATCGAAAATCGTACATTTGCCATTCCGCTCAAGCCTCCCTTAGTGGTTGAGTTACAGAAAGCTATACAAAAAAAGAGCTCAGCCTATTATACAAAGCAATAGGTTGAGCTCTCTGATAGGAGTGCTTTATTTAAGCGCTAACTTACTAACCGAACCGCCTTGAATTACTCATTTATGGCGCTTTGCTGAATCAAGATATGAAGTTCTTTTTGAAATCCGTCTGCCAAGCAAGCCGTTTGAATGATTTCATTAAAAGTATCCATAGCTTTTCTGAATTTATTATCGCCCAGTTCGGTTAAGCAGGTATATACGCCTCTACGATCATCCTCGCAAACATGCCGTTGCAAAGCGCCACAATTTTTGGCTTCCATCCTCACTACCAATCTTGAAATAGCGCTCTGACTCAAGCCGACCATTTCTTGCAATTGCTGCAATCTTAGTTTTTTATCGGTCGTTTGGGATAGAAAGTACAGGACATAAAACTCCTTTAATGACAAGCTGTACTTTTCCTCTAAAGCACTCTCAAGCTTATTGTTAATCTTGGTTTGTATGTCGCTGAAGCTTATCCAATTATCTATGAGTTTATTATTATTGTTGGTATTCATCAAGTTTTCACCTGTTCTATTTCATAGTATTTAGTCAATAGGCTGATCACTTTGAACATTTGTTCATCTGCATATCATGATTATAACCTTAACCTTGTATCCGTACCAGAGCTAGCATTATTATTGCTCCATTTTCCGCGGATATACAAAGCAAAGTCAGGCCACTAATAATTGCAGGTTCACCTTTATACAAGCGATGGCTGCTACGGCACATTTTACTACAAATAGAGAGAGAAAATACATTCAAATTGTCCTGTTCAATAGAAGCCCAAAGTTTACAAGTGTTCTATCTACAGGACAGCCAACAACCAATTAAAAACCAGCAGTTAACGGTTTAGGAATTTCGGTTTCTTTGCGCAAGGCTGCAGCCGCTTCTAATGCCCAATACGGATTTCTTAGCAGCCCTCTTCCAACCGCAACCAAATCAGCATCTTCATTTCCGATTACGGCGTTTGCCAGCGTTGGGTCGTCGAGTCTTCCAACCGCAATCACGGGAACGTTAAGGGCTAGTTTAATCTCTTTAGCGAGCGGCACCTGATATGCTGCATGTGTTCCTGGTCTGCCCCATGCCGTTATAGGTCCCTCGCCACCGGAGGAGATATCGAATATGTCCACCCCTGCCTCTTGATATTCCTTGGCAAATGCGGCGCTTTCCTGAATGCCGTATCCTCCCTCAACGTACTCCTTGGCTGAAATGCGCATGAGGAGCGGCATATTTTCAGGCATTTCAGCCTTCGCCGCTCGTATAATCTCCCGTCCAAACCGGGCAAGGTCTTTCCCGTATTCATCATCCCGTTTGTTAGTAAGCGGAGAATGGAATTGATGAATTAAATAGCCATGTGCTCCATGAAGCTCAATGGCATCGAAACCAGCCTGGACTGCGCGGGCTACAGCCGAACGAAATTTCTGTACAAGCCCTTTAACTTCTTCTGTTGCAAGCGCGCGAGGCTGCTTTGAGTTTTCGTCAAACGCAATGGCGGATGGCGCTACAGGAACCTCGGCATCCTCTGCCTTGCGTCCAGCATGGGCAATCTGAATTCCTACTTTTGCACCGTAGCTATGGCATGCATCTACAATTCGCTTCAAAGCCGGAATCTGCTCATCTGACCATAACCCCAGATCAAAGTCGGAAATACGTCCATCCGGCTCTACGTCTGTCATTTCAATGAGAATAAAACCAGTCCCGCCTATCGCTCGACTGACATAGTGCATATAATGCCAATCTGTAGCAATGCCATCCTTCTGATCAACCGAGTATTGGCACATCGGTGACATGACAATGCGGTTTTTCAATTCCAAGCC from the Paenibacillus sp. BIHB 4019 genome contains:
- a CDS encoding MarR family transcriptional regulator; the protein is MNTNNNNKLIDNWISFSDIQTKINNKLESALEEKYSLSLKEFYVLYFLSQTTDKKLRLQQLQEMVGLSQSAISRLVVRMEAKNCGALQRHVCEDDRRGVYTCLTELGDNKFRKAMDTFNEIIQTACLADGFQKELHILIQQSAINE
- a CDS encoding NADH:flavin oxidoreductase/NADH oxidase; the protein is MKDLFSPYTIKGLELKNRIVMSPMCQYSVDQKDGIATDWHYMHYVSRAIGGTGFILIEMTDVEPDGRISDFDLGLWSDEQIPALKRIVDACHSYGAKVGIQIAHAGRKAEDAEVPVAPSAIAFDENSKQPRALATEEVKGLVQKFRSAVARAVQAGFDAIELHGAHGYLIHQFHSPLTNKRDDEYGKDLARFGREIIRAAKAEMPENMPLLMRISAKEYVEGGYGIQESAAFAKEYQEAGVDIFDISSGGEGPITAWGRPGTHAAYQVPLAKEIKLALNVPVIAVGRLDDPTLANAVIGNEDADLVAVGRGLLRNPYWALEAAAALRKETEIPKPLTAGF